A genomic region of Leptolyngbya sp. NIES-2104 contains the following coding sequences:
- a CDS encoding HpsJ family protein yields the protein MTFTSKKIALGSDVESSRAKRLCRIVGSACLIAFLVDFLVVVFPVNLGEASWRLGTLQQIGDRSIVVLFGLALLIYGVERRKVLRSIALMCFAIGIAFLLFCPVVAQDSLSLQRQAFDRIGSQASQISSRLQAIQENPNAAAKVTPEQLEQASQQLNTRTTTAKQAANNSIFKSGFLSVGNFAVIGVTLLMLGRYGLYLFRH from the coding sequence ATGACTTTTACTTCTAAAAAAATCGCGCTTGGTTCAGATGTCGAATCGTCTCGCGCCAAACGGCTGTGTCGAATTGTTGGGTCGGCTTGTTTAATTGCCTTTCTCGTTGATTTTCTAGTCGTCGTTTTCCCGGTGAATCTGGGTGAAGCGAGTTGGCGACTGGGAACGCTGCAACAAATTGGCGATCGCAGTATCGTTGTTTTATTCGGTCTGGCGCTGCTAATTTACGGAGTCGAACGGCGGAAAGTTTTGCGATCAATCGCTTTGATGTGTTTCGCGATCGGGATTGCCTTCTTACTGTTCTGTCCAGTTGTGGCACAAGACAGCCTGAGTTTACAGCGACAAGCCTTCGATCGCATTGGGTCACAAGCTTCACAAATTAGTTCCCGCCTGCAAGCGATTCAGGAAAATCCGAATGCGGCTGCAAAAGTGACTCCAGAACAACTAGAGCAAGCCTCGCAACAGTTAAATACTCGAACGACAACAGCAAAACAAGCCGCCAATAACAGCATTTTCAAAAGTGGCTTCTTGAGCGTGGGCAACTTTGCGGTGATCGGCGTGACGCTTCTGATGCTAGGACGCTACGGGCTGTACTTGTTTAGACACTAA
- a CDS encoding RrF2 family transcriptional regulator: MMKLTTRGHYSVKALLDLCFQPDYGPASVKSIADRQDLPAPYLEKLLIEMRRSGLVLSIRGAQGGYQLARHPAEISLGQILAAVGESVEPLSRHTPDDAQAEDWVAFSVWNRLYKKLQDALYSISLEDLYYDARSWQAAQGEEASFVV, encoded by the coding sequence ATGATGAAGCTGACCACACGCGGACACTACAGCGTGAAGGCATTACTCGATTTGTGTTTTCAGCCTGACTATGGACCTGCTTCCGTAAAATCGATCGCCGATCGACAAGATCTGCCTGCACCGTATTTAGAAAAGCTCTTAATCGAAATGCGTCGATCGGGGCTTGTTCTCTCGATTCGCGGTGCACAAGGCGGCTATCAACTTGCCCGACATCCAGCAGAAATTTCGCTTGGGCAAATTCTGGCAGCGGTTGGTGAAAGTGTAGAACCTCTGTCGCGTCATACGCCCGATGATGCTCAAGCGGAAGATTGGGTCGCTTTTAGTGTGTGGAATCGCTTGTACAAGAAGCTACAAGATGCGCTGTACAGCATTTCGCTAGAGGACTTATACTACGATGCACGCAGTTGGCAGGCAGCGCAGGGAGAAGAGGCGAGCTTTGTGGTTTGA
- a CDS encoding metal-dependent hydrolase has translation MKLKRFFQVLIPAAIAIVVFLFSTTIPGTAAPTGKTQLYWYGQSAFRITTPTGKILLVDPWLTNPVNPNGKTDLANLNRVDLILITHGHFDHVGDAIAIAKKTNAPLVSTADLGRALTTVGYPQNLVPMNTQGNFGGEISLLNNEVRIAFIPAIHSSAVASDGSPAQFAGNPGGFLITVQNGPTIYHTGDTDVFADMSLIPQFRKVNVMLACIGDRFTMGPQRAATAVNYVKPDVVIPMHFGTFPALTGTPQAFQTELDRQKVKTKLQVMKVGQTVQL, from the coding sequence ATGAAGCTCAAACGATTTTTTCAAGTTCTGATCCCCGCAGCGATCGCGATCGTCGTATTCCTTTTCAGCACGACGATCCCCGGAACAGCCGCCCCCACTGGCAAAACTCAACTCTATTGGTACGGTCAATCTGCATTCAGAATCACTACACCGACCGGGAAAATTCTTCTGGTTGATCCGTGGTTGACAAATCCAGTGAATCCGAACGGTAAAACAGATTTGGCAAATCTCAATCGGGTGGATTTGATCTTGATCACACACGGACATTTTGATCATGTTGGGGATGCGATCGCGATCGCTAAAAAAACGAATGCGCCTTTAGTGAGTACTGCCGATCTAGGACGTGCATTAACAACGGTTGGCTATCCTCAAAACCTCGTGCCAATGAACACTCAGGGTAATTTTGGTGGGGAAATTAGTCTGTTAAACAATGAGGTCAGAATCGCATTTATTCCAGCGATTCATAGTTCAGCGGTGGCATCAGATGGAAGTCCCGCCCAGTTCGCGGGCAATCCAGGCGGATTTCTCATCACAGTGCAAAATGGTCCGACGATTTATCACACAGGCGATACGGACGTTTTCGCGGATATGTCTTTAATTCCGCAGTTTCGGAAGGTCAATGTCATGTTGGCGTGTATCGGCGATCGCTTCACCATGGGACCCCAACGAGCGGCAACTGCGGTAAATTACGTCAAGCCAGATGTGGTAATTCCGATGCACTTTGGCACATTTCCAGCCCTGACCGGAACCCCACAAGCGTTTCAAACCGAACTCGATCGCCAAAAAGTGAAAACCAAACTTCAAGTGATGAAAGTCGGTCAAACTGTTCAACTGTAG
- the crtC gene encoding cyanoexosortase C, whose translation MRRDFLELRSSLRSIHNWILLLGATFGIGVYLPTLFTRGAGVQIGGIPQPILSLLAIGLAVRQLKHQRNRNEPEIEDQWLGSGLVLGGLALFYSYYPAIAPQFFSCVVILVGGVLSDQGWKFLRRYWVAIALLSASLHPNWERIARHLWAVFVPSDALAEWMAWGGSWVLKAIGQPITRQEEFLILPAGSVEVASGCDGFSMSLVVAISAVMIGLAFRVRGWAIAQLIAIGIGMAVILNVFRIAVMVLAAVYWGKESFEFWHGTIGGQIFSGILFTLYHYAIQPILDPKKS comes from the coding sequence ATGCGTAGAGACTTTTTGGAACTGCGATCGAGTTTGCGATCGATTCACAACTGGATTCTGCTACTGGGCGCGACCTTTGGAATCGGAGTCTATCTTCCCACCTTGTTCACTCGTGGCGCGGGAGTTCAGATCGGGGGCATTCCTCAGCCAATTTTGAGCCTTTTGGCGATCGGGTTAGCGGTTCGACAGTTGAAACATCAGCGCAACAGAAACGAACCGGAGATCGAAGATCAATGGCTTGGAAGTGGTTTAGTGCTGGGAGGTTTGGCGCTTTTCTACTCGTATTATCCTGCGATCGCACCTCAGTTTTTTAGCTGCGTTGTCATTCTGGTCGGTGGGGTGTTAAGCGATCAAGGATGGAAATTTCTGCGGCGATACTGGGTTGCGATCGCGTTACTTTCTGCGAGTCTGCATCCGAACTGGGAGCGAATCGCTCGTCATCTTTGGGCGGTTTTTGTGCCGTCGGATGCTCTAGCCGAATGGATGGCTTGGGGCGGCAGTTGGGTGTTAAAAGCGATCGGACAACCGATCACACGACAAGAGGAATTCTTGATTTTGCCTGCGGGAAGTGTTGAAGTGGCTTCGGGCTGTGATGGGTTTTCGATGTCGCTTGTAGTGGCAATTTCGGCGGTGATGATTGGGTTAGCGTTTCGAGTCCGGGGATGGGCGATCGCTCAATTAATTGCGATCGGGATCGGAATGGCGGTGATTTTGAACGTGTTCCGCATTGCAGTGATGGTGTTAGCAGCGGTGTATTGGGGAAAAGAATCGTTTGAATTTTGGCATGGCACGATCGGCGGACAAATCTTTTCGGGGATCTTGTTCACGCTTTATCACTATGCGATTCAGCCGATTTTAGACCCCAAGAAGTCTTAA
- a CDS encoding dipeptide epimerase gives MQIQIQTFTVHKRFALKISRGTTAQTTNIWIKIEQDGIEGWGEASPFSIGENPQTTETIARSLQAIAPLLKAIHPLERQRLDHLFAQAKLPSAARAAIDIALHDWLGKSVDLPLWKLWGLERDRIVPTSVTIGINTPEGAKQRVKDWLGKGTVESPLQDIQALKVKLGSPEGIEADQAMFEAVQEAAPNIQQISVDANGGWTVETALKMAHWLSDRQVTYIEQPLPKGQETELTKLFYLSPLPIFVDESCFTSRSIPALCDRVHGINIKLMKSGGLSEALRMIHVAKANDLKVMFGCYSDSALMNSAIAQLSPFADYLDLDSHLNLIDDPFVGASFQNGRVIPSDRPGIGVTLRR, from the coding sequence ATGCAAATTCAGATTCAGACTTTCACCGTTCACAAGCGGTTTGCGCTCAAAATCAGTCGAGGCACAACGGCTCAAACAACTAATATTTGGATCAAAATCGAGCAAGATGGCATCGAAGGATGGGGCGAAGCTTCTCCGTTCTCGATCGGAGAAAATCCCCAAACCACAGAAACGATTGCTCGTTCTCTTCAAGCGATCGCGCCTCTGCTCAAAGCAATCCATCCGCTTGAACGGCAACGCCTCGATCACTTGTTTGCTCAAGCGAAACTTCCCTCAGCCGCACGAGCCGCGATCGATATTGCTCTCCATGATTGGCTCGGAAAGTCGGTAGATTTACCGCTGTGGAAACTGTGGGGATTGGAGCGCGATCGGATTGTCCCGACTTCAGTCACGATCGGAATCAACACCCCCGAAGGTGCAAAACAACGAGTCAAAGACTGGCTTGGTAAAGGAACCGTCGAATCACCGCTCCAAGATATTCAAGCGCTGAAGGTCAAACTGGGCAGCCCTGAAGGAATTGAAGCAGATCAAGCGATGTTTGAAGCGGTGCAAGAAGCGGCTCCGAATATTCAGCAAATCAGTGTGGATGCGAACGGTGGCTGGACGGTTGAAACCGCGCTGAAAATGGCGCATTGGTTGAGCGATCGACAAGTGACTTACATTGAACAACCGCTACCGAAAGGACAAGAAACAGAACTCACAAAACTGTTTTACCTTTCACCATTGCCCATTTTTGTCGATGAAAGTTGCTTTACGAGTCGATCGATTCCGGCGTTGTGCGATCGCGTTCACGGAATTAATATCAAACTGATGAAATCCGGTGGTCTGAGTGAAGCGCTCCGAATGATTCATGTTGCTAAAGCGAATGACTTGAAAGTTATGTTTGGGTGTTATTCCGATAGTGCTTTGATGAATAGCGCGATCGCGCAATTATCCCCGTTTGCAGATTACTTAGATCTCGATAGTCATTTGAATTTGATCGATGATCCATTCGTCGGTGCAAGTTTCCAAAACGGTCGGGTGATTCCTAGCGATCGTCCGGGAATCGGCGTAACGCTGAGGAGATAA
- a CDS encoding serine/threonine-protein kinase yields MSFSTTPSPLQADLTQSGELLHDRYSISRQLGRGGFGITYLARDVRLPGTPRCVIKQLCPKVQSPSALKKARQRFEQEAKALAKLGSHSQIPQLLDYFEIDGEFYLAQEFIRGRTLAQDVSKIGVWTEAAVKEFLKEFLPLLQYVHSQRVIHRDIKPSNIVRCREDGRWVLIDFGAVKERVAFSDPHSRSLATHFVGTIGFASPEQIAMRPVYASDIYALGVTCLYLLSGRVPSEQDYDPYTGEILWQHLVHVSDYFGRILDKMLKAAMRDRFQSADDVFRALELEAHLDTLRPCLSHHPLSQVESVSGSDEFISPLVRTAMAIRAWQARLAARQARDQENS; encoded by the coding sequence ATGAGTTTTTCTACAACCCCTTCCCCACTGCAAGCCGATCTGACGCAATCCGGTGAATTGTTGCACGATCGATACAGCATCAGTCGCCAACTCGGTCGGGGTGGCTTTGGAATTACCTATCTTGCCCGTGATGTTCGCCTTCCCGGAACGCCCCGCTGTGTGATTAAACAGCTTTGTCCCAAAGTCCAAAGTCCGTCAGCCCTGAAAAAAGCTCGTCAACGATTCGAGCAAGAAGCTAAAGCCTTGGCAAAACTCGGTAGCCATTCTCAAATTCCTCAACTGCTCGACTATTTTGAGATCGATGGAGAATTCTATCTTGCTCAAGAATTTATTCGCGGTCGGACACTCGCGCAAGACGTGAGTAAGATCGGTGTCTGGACAGAAGCCGCCGTGAAGGAATTTCTCAAGGAATTTTTGCCGCTGTTGCAATACGTTCACAGCCAGCGAGTGATTCATCGCGATATCAAACCCTCGAACATTGTGCGCTGTCGAGAAGACGGACGCTGGGTTCTGATTGATTTTGGAGCCGTGAAAGAGCGCGTTGCATTCTCTGACCCGCATTCTCGATCGCTTGCGACGCATTTTGTCGGCACGATCGGGTTTGCGTCTCCCGAACAGATTGCCATGCGTCCGGTGTATGCCAGCGATATTTACGCGCTTGGAGTCACTTGCCTATATCTGTTATCAGGGCGAGTTCCATCTGAACAAGACTACGATCCTTATACGGGTGAGATTTTGTGGCAGCATCTCGTTCACGTGAGCGATTATTTTGGGCGAATTCTCGACAAGATGCTAAAAGCGGCAATGCGCGATCGCTTTCAATCCGCTGATGATGTGTTCCGAGCCTTGGAACTCGAAGCCCATCTCGATACCTTACGTCCCTGTCTAAGCCATCATCCGTTGTCTCAAGTTGAATCGGTTTCGGGCAGTGATGAATTTATTTCGCCACTGGTCAGGACTGCGATGGCGATTCGAGCCTGGCAAGCCCGACTGGCAGCAAGACAAGCAAGAGATCAGGAAAATTCTTGA
- a CDS encoding UPF0182 family protein: MFQNILLKVFTIALGGWILSNLLAQFGAEIFWFQEVGYLPVFLVRTATQGLIWLIVTGVTIAYFLLNLRTVEQLKDDAEAPNTIAALKLRALLPLTVVLSALIGLMLIHYGQLAWQYWQSDLATNVSLFNLSAIWQIALQVSVNLWYVGIAIVLILAILIYPQFFLTAIAIVFSILLGFLISQRWIAVLQALNPTAFNATEPLFDREISFYIFTFPVAELLSLWLVALSLYGLVSVALSYLLAEKSLSEGRFPGFSPEQQRHLFGVGSLFMFAVAFGYWLSRYELLYSSRGVTYGAGYTDVHVQLPAYIALGITAFAIALYLLWRWIFWRSYSKRRRWVSIGLVIYSSVAILSLVVPEIVQYLIVQPNELVREQPYIERTIALTRQAFGLDAIDVQTFNPQGRLREADIEANELTIRNIRLWDQRPLLDTNRQLQQIRLYYRFPDADLDRYTLQTEAPTQRPNAPTERRQVLIAARELDSSAIPEQAQTWVNRHLVYTHGYGFTISPVNTVGAGGLPEYFVKDIGDANGGALVTSSEAIRNSIPIGRPRIYYGEITDTHVMTGTRQRELDYPSGSDNTYNSYDGIGGIGIGSWWRRALFSTYLKDWRLLVTREFLPETKVLIRRNINQRIRAIAPFLKYDSNPYLVAADSTPNQTSSTENYLYWIVDAYATSDRYPYSEPTQDRINYIRNSVKVAIDAYNGSVNFYIADPNDPIIKTWSKIFPTLFKPLSAMPSSLRQHTRFPVDFFKIQSDRLMTYHMTDPQVFYNREDQWKIASEVYGNESRLVEPYYLITSLPTVPFEEFILLLPYTPQARTNLIAWLAARSDGENYGRLLLYTFPKERLVYGPEQIEARINQDPVISQQISLWNRQGSRAIQGNLLVVPIEQSLLYVEPIYLEAEQNSLPTLVRVVVAYENRIVMTPSLEESLRAIFRPDVTPTPAIIRPVEPPTSAQ, from the coding sequence GTGTTTCAAAACATTCTATTAAAGGTTTTCACGATCGCATTAGGTGGATGGATTTTATCCAATCTTCTCGCCCAATTTGGCGCAGAAATTTTCTGGTTTCAGGAAGTCGGATATCTCCCTGTTTTCCTAGTGCGAACTGCAACCCAAGGATTGATCTGGCTCATCGTAACCGGAGTGACGATCGCTTATTTTCTCCTCAATCTCCGAACCGTCGAACAGCTAAAAGACGACGCTGAAGCACCAAACACGATCGCCGCTCTCAAACTCAGAGCATTACTTCCGCTCACTGTTGTTCTGAGCGCTTTGATCGGATTGATGCTGATTCACTACGGTCAACTCGCTTGGCAATATTGGCAGAGCGATCTTGCAACCAATGTGTCACTGTTCAATCTCAGTGCAATTTGGCAAATCGCTCTGCAAGTGAGTGTAAATCTTTGGTACGTTGGAATCGCGATCGTACTCATTCTCGCGATTTTGATCTATCCGCAATTTTTTCTGACTGCGATCGCAATTGTATTCAGCATTCTCTTAGGTTTTTTAATCTCACAGCGTTGGATCGCGGTATTGCAAGCTCTTAATCCGACTGCATTTAATGCAACAGAACCTTTGTTCGATCGAGAAATTAGCTTTTATATTTTCACGTTTCCAGTTGCAGAACTACTATCACTGTGGTTGGTAGCATTGTCCCTGTATGGTTTAGTTTCCGTTGCTCTAAGCTATCTACTTGCAGAAAAAAGCTTGAGTGAAGGACGATTTCCAGGATTTTCACCGGAACAACAGCGACATCTTTTCGGAGTCGGTAGCTTATTTATGTTTGCGGTGGCATTCGGCTATTGGCTGAGCCGTTATGAATTGTTGTACTCGTCGCGTGGGGTCACTTATGGAGCAGGATACACCGATGTTCATGTCCAATTGCCCGCTTATATTGCATTAGGAATCACCGCGTTTGCGATCGCACTCTATCTTCTATGGCGTTGGATTTTTTGGCGATCGTACTCCAAACGTCGTCGCTGGGTCAGCATTGGATTAGTGATTTATAGCAGTGTGGCAATTCTCAGCCTTGTCGTGCCCGAAATTGTCCAGTATCTGATCGTTCAACCGAATGAACTTGTGCGTGAACAGCCTTACATCGAAAGAACGATCGCCCTGACTCGACAAGCGTTTGGACTCGATGCGATCGATGTTCAAACCTTTAATCCGCAAGGACGACTCAGAGAAGCAGACATCGAAGCAAACGAACTGACGATCCGAAATATCCGCCTGTGGGATCAAAGACCGCTGCTCGATACTAACCGCCAACTGCAACAAATCCGGCTGTATTATCGATTTCCTGATGCCGATCTCGATCGCTATACCCTCCAAACCGAAGCGCCTACTCAAAGACCCAACGCCCCGACCGAACGCCGCCAAGTTCTAATTGCTGCAAGAGAATTAGATTCCAGTGCCATTCCAGAACAAGCGCAAACCTGGGTGAATCGCCACTTAGTTTATACCCATGGTTACGGTTTTACGATTAGCCCAGTTAATACCGTAGGAGCGGGCGGACTTCCAGAATATTTCGTCAAAGACATCGGTGATGCGAACGGTGGCGCGTTAGTCACTTCTAGTGAAGCAATTCGCAACAGTATTCCGATCGGGCGACCTCGAATCTACTACGGCGAAATCACAGACACCCATGTGATGACCGGAACGCGACAGCGAGAATTAGACTACCCAAGCGGCAGCGACAATACGTATAACAGCTATGACGGGATCGGCGGAATTGGGATCGGTTCCTGGTGGCGACGGGCTTTATTTTCGACCTACCTGAAAGATTGGCGATTGCTGGTTACGCGAGAATTTTTACCTGAAACGAAAGTCTTGATCCGACGAAATATCAATCAGCGAATTCGAGCGATCGCACCCTTTCTGAAATACGACAGCAATCCTTATCTCGTTGCAGCGGATAGTACTCCGAATCAAACAAGTTCAACTGAAAACTATCTCTATTGGATTGTTGATGCTTATGCAACGAGCGATCGCTATCCCTACTCAGAACCGACTCAAGACCGCATCAACTACATCCGCAATTCCGTCAAAGTGGCGATCGATGCTTACAATGGCTCGGTGAATTTCTATATCGCTGACCCCAACGATCCGATCATCAAAACTTGGTCAAAAATCTTTCCAACCTTGTTCAAGCCGCTCAGTGCCATGCCCTCAAGCCTCAGGCAGCATACTCGCTTTCCGGTAGACTTCTTTAAAATCCAGTCCGATCGACTCATGACTTATCACATGACCGATCCCCAAGTCTTTTACAACCGCGAAGACCAATGGAAAATCGCTAGTGAAGTCTACGGCAACGAATCGCGGCTCGTCGAACCTTACTATCTGATTACAAGCTTACCGACTGTTCCATTTGAAGAATTCATTCTCTTACTGCCTTACACACCGCAAGCCCGCACAAATTTAATCGCTTGGTTAGCAGCGAGATCGGATGGCGAAAATTACGGGCGATTGCTGCTGTACACGTTCCCAAAAGAACGATTAGTGTACGGACCCGAACAGATCGAAGCTCGAATCAATCAAGATCCGGTGATTTCACAACAAATCTCGCTGTGGAATCGTCAGGGTTCAAGAGCCATTCAGGGGAATCTCTTAGTCGTGCCGATCGAGCAATCACTCCTGTATGTCGAACCGATCTATCTCGAAGCCGAGCAAAATAGTTTACCGACGCTCGTTCGTGTCGTCGTCGCTTACGAAAATCGCATTGTCATGACTCCAAGCTTAGAAGAATCGCTTCGAGCCATTTTTCGTCCGGATGTGACTCCTACCCCGGCGATTATTCGTCCTGTAGAACCTCCTACGAGTGCTCAGTAG
- a CDS encoding DciA family protein: MSFERLHAILGAIEPHYQSSERQQLQRILEIWHEIVNDAIADHAQPTAIQRNILEVATESPVWTQTLVFERPRLLKKIRERLAIDLSDVRFSTVQWRPQTAETPVESDPWQSHPSRIPEQSSEVQTQLALFSNAKSSFDRWSSIVQSRAQHLPLCPECGSPTPPGELDRWSVCAICAAKC, translated from the coding sequence ATGTCATTTGAACGACTACACGCGATTTTAGGCGCGATCGAGCCGCATTATCAATCCTCAGAACGCCAGCAGCTCCAGCGGATTCTGGAGATTTGGCATGAGATCGTCAATGACGCGATCGCGGATCATGCTCAACCGACTGCGATTCAGCGCAACATTTTAGAAGTCGCTACAGAAAGCCCGGTTTGGACTCAGACGCTGGTGTTTGAACGTCCGAGGCTGTTGAAAAAAATTCGGGAACGATTAGCGATCGATCTAAGCGATGTCCGATTTTCGACGGTGCAATGGCGACCTCAAACAGCGGAAACTCCGGTAGAATCTGACCCCTGGCAAAGTCATCCAAGCCGCATTCCAGAGCAATCTTCGGAAGTTCAGACTCAGTTGGCATTGTTTAGTAATGCGAAAAGTTCGTTCGATCGCTGGTCGTCGATCGTGCAAAGTCGCGCTCAACATTTACCGCTTTGTCCTGAGTGTGGCAGTCCGACCCCGCCTGGAGAACTCGATCGCTGGTCGGTCTGTGCGATTTGTGCAGCGAAATGTTAG
- the cbiB gene encoding adenosylcobinamide-phosphate synthase CbiB — MWFDAGGILIGAAVLDFCIGDPWGWIHPVQVMGWTIEQFKTIAFRLTKNSVALRILGAGLTIALIFGSAAIAFGMIELAKLIHPGLGMAIAMVLLASCFAGRSLRKAAEEVLGVLNDLDEARSRLRLYVGRDTENLSRSEILRAILETVTENAVDGVMAPLFYALVGSFTPVGSVGLAIAFKAASTLDSMIGYREAPYTDFGWFSAKTDDILTWLPCRLTVFTLGLISGQPFRVWNVCQRDAPQDSSPNSGWSECVYAASLGVQVGGVNYYRGVEKRKPLLGDPLQPITIDTIHQAMNLTRSCFLVWLFFGLFLHYVI, encoded by the coding sequence TTGTGGTTTGATGCAGGCGGAATTTTAATCGGGGCAGCGGTACTCGATTTTTGCATCGGTGATCCGTGGGGATGGATTCATCCGGTACAGGTGATGGGATGGACGATCGAACAGTTCAAAACGATCGCGTTTCGCTTGACCAAGAATTCTGTCGCGCTTCGGATTTTGGGGGCTGGTTTAACGATCGCGTTAATTTTCGGCAGTGCTGCGATCGCGTTCGGAATGATCGAACTGGCGAAGTTGATTCATCCGGGATTGGGAATGGCGATCGCGATGGTGCTTTTAGCCAGTTGTTTTGCCGGACGCAGTTTGAGAAAAGCGGCGGAAGAAGTATTAGGCGTGTTGAATGATTTAGATGAAGCGCGATCGCGATTGCGTTTGTATGTGGGACGCGATACGGAAAATTTATCGCGATCGGAAATTCTCAGAGCCATTCTCGAAACGGTGACTGAAAATGCTGTCGATGGTGTGATGGCTCCATTGTTTTATGCGTTGGTTGGATCATTTACGCCTGTGGGAAGTGTGGGATTGGCGATCGCATTTAAAGCCGCGAGTACGCTCGATTCGATGATCGGCTATCGAGAAGCGCCTTACACAGATTTCGGATGGTTTAGCGCTAAGACTGATGATATTCTCACTTGGCTACCCTGTCGTTTAACGGTGTTTACGTTAGGCTTGATTTCGGGTCAGCCGTTCCGTGTGTGGAACGTGTGCCAGCGAGATGCTCCACAAGATTCGAGTCCCAATTCGGGATGGAGTGAATGTGTTTATGCTGCCAGTCTCGGTGTGCAGGTGGGCGGAGTGAACTATTATCGGGGCGTGGAGAAGCGAAAACCATTGTTAGGTGATCCGCTGCAACCGATTACGATCGACACCATTCACCAAGCGATGAACTTAACGCGATCGTGCTTTCTGGTTTGGTTATTTTTTGGATTGTTCCTGCACTATGTCATTTGA